The Gigantopelta aegis isolate Gae_Host chromosome 3, Gae_host_genome, whole genome shotgun sequence genome segment atataataaaaattggtgtttgttttggttattattgttattagtagtagtagtagtagtagtagtagtagtagtagtagtagtagtagtggtagtggtagtagtagtagtagtatttaaatGTTACATCTTATGCTACCTCTATATGACGGCCACCTGCCTATGACGGCCATTTTTCAGTGGCCACATgagtggccgccatagacaggTTGGACTGTATACAAAATGAAATCAAAATTCATATAATTTAGTATATTATGAGTTTTAATAATCATCAGTTAACTCTAAATTACActcacatttatttttactgccAATAACAAACACTAGGGGGTTTTAATTGCTCTGTGTCAGGGGCaggacgaagcccagtggtaaagcgctcgcttgacgcgcggtcggtttgggatcgatccccgtcggtgggcctattgggctatttctcgttctacccagtgcaccacgacttgtatatcaaaggctgtggtatgtgttatcctgtctgtggaatggtgcatataaaagatcccttgctactaatagaaaaatgtagcgggtttcctctctaagactatatgataaaattctcgaatgtttcacatccaataatagtcaatgtgctctagttgtgtcgttaaacaaaaactaattttgctCTGTGTCATGTTCGGAAcgttactaaaaataaaataattgctcTGAATAAGCGCATTTTTTCTGGAACGAGCTTTCTATTCACGGATTGATCGATAGTCTCTTGCGTTCAGTCCAGACTGCAGCTCGGGAGATCAGAAGCCAGAATACTATCAGAATACTATTCGGTGCGTAAAATTCTTGTTTTGTGCGAAATAGCAATCGTATCATTGTACGTGttatcattatttaaatattttaaactatacaTTTTTCTAAAAGCATCTTTTCCGGGGGTTTTAAGCATCCTAATTAATAAATCTAATGAAAGATAGGACTACCACAGTCTGTGTAGTATATTTCTCAATGTCAATGCCGCCAAAGTCAAATCTTCGTCTAAATTATTTTCTacctttagttttgttttggggtttttatgaGCCAGTACATGTTATTGCTGAAAAAAATATGTACAGTAAATTGCCGAAAGTTTAAATTTGAAATCGGAAACTGAATAGCTACATGGGAAAAAACGTCGTTGACCTATAAATTTAGCGTTGAAATAGGTCGCAGATTTTtgtcaatataaataaaactaaaattaattgtaatccatgtaaaaatgcgtagtgattcgtttgtaacaaTATATAGCTGTATTAtagcagtaatgctaataggaaacaaacgttgttatccagattcaagcatttttgtttaatctgGGCAACAATTAGCCtgccccttacaaaaatgggaacccgtACGCCTTTGTAAATAAATGCATGgaatataaagaaaaaatatttagtggctgacaaatacttttttttattttaagtagacaaatgtatttaatagcatttttatatatttacaaaataaatactattaataaatcttttataaaattaaaaaaaataaaattctggtTTTATTTCTTTGCttgttgttaatttaaataGAAGCGTTTTAGATTTTTACCTGtgaatagaaaaaaaacatgtgcataaaacagtgaccTTTCTATTGATTTGTAGCAAGTGTTTCTGATTTaattaagtattatatatatccaTAGTATATGTACTAGTAATAATTCGATATTGTATCAGTCTAGCAGGTATAAGGTTATTTTGGCAAGACAAAAGCCATATAATACATTGCAATACTTTCAAAAGCGACAACTAGTACTTCAATGTCACCGTATACTCATTCTTTGTAGTAGATTTAGTCCCGCGCAACCAAGCGAAACACTATTTCCCAAGGTCGCCAAGATATATGCCTGTCCAAGGTCACAGCGATAGCCTTGAATCACAGTTTTGAGGGGTGGCCATGGCGGAGGCGGGGAGTCAGTTAAGGAGGCATTTAAGAGGGTGCAGCATTTTCATTACCATATGAGATGGCAGAATAAGACCGCCATAACTAGCACATAATATGTTCAATAGCCAGTTTGACGAGTTGTCTGTATAATAATCCGTTTTCCAAGCTGGGTTTCCCACTAAAAAGTACCGCAAGCGTAATTATAACCGGGCGAGAGACGGCGGTAAAGAGGAATATTCTATTTCAGCACAAGAATGTATGTTTCTCGAGACTCGTGTTGGAAAGAATACCCAGTCTCTCGAATGGTTTATGAGTGAGGCGCTTGTAATAGACATGTTgatactgtatacatgtacatttcaaaCCCGTTACGGCGTAGAATTTGGGGCGGGGTGTGCCTCCCACTTGTTCTACTATCTAtatcatacacacatgtatatatgtgaatGTATGCATCtgtgtatctatctatatatatatatatatatatatgtgtgtgtgtgtgtgtgtgtgtgtgtgtgtagtgtgtgtgtgtgtgtgtgtgtgtgtgtgtgtgtgtgtgtgtgtgtgtgtgtgtgtgtgtgtggtggtgggtgggtgggtgagttggtaggtaggtaggtattatatgtgtaggtatgtgtatgtgtgtgtttgattgaaaacatatttactgtACAAAGACTAAAAGAATCGGCACAAGTgtgacaacttacgaggccgttctttatacatacaatatacatggcgACTATAttacataactatatatatatatatatatatatatatatatatatatatatatatatatttaaacagtcAGTGATAACCAGAGGaaggaaatatattatatacaaaagaatatgAGGGTGGGGGCGATAACGCAAATAATACTTCACGTACAGTCAAACTCGTCATCACAATTACAAATAATCCCCATGGTAATTTAAATTATGCTTTATTAATCAAAGCGATGagtttgtttgatatatattttaacacaaggaaatatttctttattattagcaTCGTTTAATGTCTTTCGACCGTATAACAGTAATTGTAAATCTACTGGTTGAAAATGTtgtaatatattgcatataacCTGTCTCTGCTGTTCATAGTTTTTAcattgaaagaaaaaatggaCATTGATTTCTAACCGAAATCCACAGTTACACGAAGGGTTTGTGGTAAGTCCACATGTGTAAAAATCGGCGTTTAAAGGGCTACATCCatgttgtaatattatatgtaatatatgcctgtgggaagcgcaaattaaagatcccttgctgctaatcggaaagagtagcccatgtagtggcgacagcgggtttcctctcaaaatctgtgtggtccttaaccatatgtctgacgccatataaccgtaaacaaaatgtgttaagtgcgtcgttaaataaaacatttctttcttcttttttttcatttctgatTGTCATGGAGTagcttttttaataaataatacaatatctggtgggttgggtttttaaatattataggatatttattttcttacatTATAGGGATATATGTTTTCTTTCTATTATAGGATGTATCCGTTTTCTTCATATAATTATGGGATATCTGCTTTCTTCGTGTAATTACGGTATAGGATATCTGCTTTCTTGCATCTGTTTCCTTTCTAATATTGGGTATCTGTGTTTGATTTTTTCAGATTACAGCCATGGCCCAGGTGAAAGTAACTCGGTGGGATGCGGCTAAGGACGGGCCAGTGGATGAGgagaaaatgaagaagaaacTCGCTGCTCTCGGTTTCGAAGTGAAAAGATATGAGTTCCCCGCTGGGAAAACCTTTGACGAGCATTCGCACGGCGAATACAAGGTGGACGCCATTACGAGCGGCCAGTTCGAGTGCACCCATGGCGGTACAAGCGTGGTCCTGAAGCCAGGGGATTATCTCGAGATGCCACCTAACGTTGCCCACAGTGCGAAAATTGTCGGGTCTGAAACTGTCGTTCTCTTTGACGGCACCAAAAAATAGAGGAACAACATCACAAACATACATGACAGCATCTTCAGTGTAGTGTCTCGGTAGATTGTGTACTTATCCTATCAGTGGTGATTagacatttaatatgtaaagaaGTTATAAAACTAAGGCCAAATATGTGTATATGATGGTGGTGTGATATGTTCATCATGGAGGCCTCAGAACTTATTGacaatttatattatacaacTTTTAGAATCgcaaaaatgaaatacaacggcgaggggtggggtggggattcAGGTACCATTacagtaaaattaaatattaaatatcttaCATATATTTCTTTGATCAAGAATCCATTAGTCCATGTGACGTAAAGTGTTAATTTATTAACAGTATTGCTCAACGTCTGCGCATAGCTCAAATGTACAAGGGCAGGTTAACGATTTGATACAGAAGTAATTACaggtatattgtattatatatttaaagaggGTGCACCGCTTCTCTAAATAAACTCATATGACCATTTGTGTCTGCACCTCTCTAGGTCCGCCTTTGTATAGGCTCAATCTTAATATTTCTTTTGAGACTGCTCACATTTTGAAAATGACAGGTGTATTATTTAATAGTTAAACAATATacgcaaataaaaaaattgtcacGTCGTTTGTAGTTGATTAATTCATTTACTAGTGTTGTTATAGGTAGCATACATCAATTAATATATATctgattgtgttaaaattgcactGGTGATAAATTGGTGACAGTATTTGTtgcatctggccagtaaatgcttggtgcattggctagaacacgaactagcccaatgggctcaccgacggggatcgatcctagaccgaccgcgtaacaagcgagcgctgtaccactgggctatgccaaCCCCAGTGCATAGTAGACTGATGGGTGGGGTTCATTTTGGCTCCACTATAGCAcactgacaccactagagcatatatatatatatacacacacacaca includes the following:
- the LOC121368290 gene encoding uncharacterized protein LOC121368290; protein product: MAQVKVTRWDAAKDGPVDEEKMKKKLAALGFEVKRYEFPAGKTFDEHSHGEYKVDAITSGQFECTHGGTSVVLKPGDYLEMPPNVAHSAKIVGSETVVLFDGTKK